The Pseudomonadota bacterium genome segment ACGCGCGAAGGGACTCGAGAGCACCTATCGCACTCAGTAGCTCGGACCGCCCTTCCTCCTGCGCTTGCAACAGCTCGCCTACCGTGTCCAGCAGTTCGGTCGGCAGGGTGACGGCATCCCCGGCGATCACTTGCGCAAGGTTCGCTAGCGCCCGCTGCGCGAGCACCTGGTCCTGTGGCGTCGCGGCAAAGCGCCGCTGCGTCGACACTGTGAGGTCAGCCAACTCGCCGCTGAAGCGTCGCCCCTCGTCCGGTGGCGTGGTGCGAAAGCCAACGCGCCGCAGGTAAATGCGTGAGCGCTGCTGCACGCGCTTGATCAGGTCCAGGGCCTCGTACTCGAAGGGCAATGCCGCGTCGGGCGTCGCGAGGCGCAGGTGCAGCTCTGCATCCCACATCTGCGCCAGGGCCGCCTTCAGAAGATCACGGGTCTGCGGGTCGAAGAGCGTCGCTTGCTCCGCCGTATCGTGGGTGTGGCCAAACTGCTGCAACACCGTATCCAAACGCCCAAAGGTCGGCGCATCCACCGGACCGAAACCTCCGATGTCGGCACTGTGGTCGTGGCCGTCGCCCGGATAGTGCAGCGGTGGATCGTCCTCGTCCGGCATGACCCCGGGACCGATGTCGGTCACCGCTTCCTCGCCAAGGAACGTACCGTAGCGCAAGCGCAGCGCCTTCTGGTCGACGGCGATCGCCTGCGCTCGGCCCGCGAAGGCCTCGGCGCTGAGCTGCGCAGCGTCCGCCACCAGCGCCTGCGTATCGATGATGATCTGACGCTGACTGCGAAAATACTCAGGCATCACGCGCATCGCCATCACCCCCACCTCGTCTTGCTCAGCGTAGCGTTCAGCAGGCCAGCGCACGATCCAAGTCCGGCTGGTGGCGAGGTTAGGCTCGGGCGCTCGATTGTCGCTCGCTTCGAGGTGCACGTAGAGCTCATCGCCAGGCTCCATGGCCAAGCTGCGCAGATCGAAGCGGTGGCGATAGCGGCGCTCTCGGTCCGTGCCGCCGGCGAGGGCCTCCAGAGGTATCCGTTGCTCGCGAAAGCGCACGTTCTCGCCGCCGCCACTGGCGAGCGTGAGGCGAGCGACCACCTGCTCGAGGCCGTAGTCGTCGGACACCGCGACGTCGAGGGCGACGGTCGGTTGCGGATCGATTCCGTCGAGCTCGGTGACCGTGCGCGAAGGCAATGAGAACGTGAACTGTGGAGGGCGATCGGGCCTGATTCGCAGCAGCCTGAAGCGATCGTCGCGCGCCCAGGGCACGTCCGTCGCTACCCGGTAGACGCTCGCCTCGGCGGCGCGAGGTGCACTGCGCCAGCGGCCCTGTTCGGCGGGCCACAGTGGGAGGCGCTCGCCGTCGTCGAACAGCAGATCCACACCGTCGACGGCGCCCTCGGTCCGTATCTCCCAGATGAGCTGCGACCCTTGGGGCACGGTTACCTCACGGGAGTCTTCGGTAAACGCCTCCAGCTGGGTGTAGGCCGGCGGCGTCACCTCCACGCTTACCCCGGTAAGTGACGGCGACGCCGCGAGCACACTGGCGGGGCTGCCGGCAGGCATGGGCCTCGCCAGCGGCAGCGCCAGGAGCACTGCGCCCAGCGCTCCTAGCCCGGCCAACCACGGCGGGGCGCGATGCCGGGGGGCGGGAATCGCGGCGACCAGGGTCGCCTCGTCGAGCGCTTGCAACCGCTCAGCGATACGCGCGCGCTGCAGCGCGCTGAGTCCATGAGCGTCGGCACGCAGCACAAGCGCTGCACTGTCCTCGAGGCTGGGCACCGATCGATCCAACCAGCGTACCATCTCGGCACGTCCCACCAGGCGCCGCTGCACCACCGTGGCGTCCCGCCAAAAGAACCAACAGACGCCAAGGGCAAGGCCGAGCCCTACGCTGGCGCCACTGGCGGCGACGGCCGCCGCCCACAGCGCGGCAGCCCCTGCCAGCGCCGCGGCTTCCGCCTGGTGTGCGCGCCGCTGGCGCCGGCGCACCAAGGCCAATCCCTGATCCAATCTTTCGCGGGCGCCTAAGAGTGCTGTCATGCGCTTGCCCCGGCCGTCGCTGAGCGCCATTGCAGGACGCGGTCGACAGCCCACAACAGCAGCGCGGCGGCGAGCAGATACGCCGCCAGTGGATGGCGCAAGGGGATAGGCGCGACGCTGACATCGCGCGCGGGCAGCGCCTGCCCTTCCGTCACGTCCAGCCCGCCGGGGAGGGGGGCGCGCCAGCGCGCTTCCAACCATTGCAAGAGCAGGGTCGGAAAGCTCCCGTGACCCAGAAGCCCGTCCCGATCGTCCTTCAGGGCTCCCAGCAATCGCAGCTGGCGCGGCGAGGGTCCGCGCACGAGCACCGCCTCGCCCGTGAGGGCTCGCCAGGCGGGCACTTCCACGATACTGGGACGTCGCACGAGATCGAAGCGTCGGCCATCTTCGCCGTCCAGGGGCAAAGCGACCGCCGCCATCGTGTCACCGGGCGTGTCGCTCAACACCGTGGCACCGCCTGCCAGCAGATCTGCGACAGAGGCCGGCAAGCCCTCGCCGGATCCCAGCCACACGACCCAATCGGCGACATAGGCGGGCGGCAGGTCTTGCAGAGCGTAAACTCTCACCTCGTCGTCCACCCGCGCCCCGCCCGCAGCCCACGCCTCCACGGCAGCCGCGATTCGGGCCGCGATCGTCGGACGACCGTCGTGTACCACGGCAACGGATCGCGCCGGGGTGGCGGGCCCCGCCCTCCCCCCCTCGGCACTGGGCAGCGCCACCCATTCGACCGCACGCGCAAGGCTGGGACGCCGCCACCCCAGGCGATGGGCTTGCGTGCAGGCGAGCACCACCAGGGGCCCTGGGGCCAGGACGCCGTCGGCCGCAGAAAGCAGATCGTACAGCGGCACGTCATCGTCTGGAGGCGAGTCATCCCACGGGGGAAACTCCGCGGCCAGCCAACGAATCGCTAAGGTGTGAGCAGTCGCCCGCGCCCTCAACTCGGCCACCGCCTCACGCACGGCGGTGGGCTCTGCCCGAGGGTCCACCAGCACGTGGGTTTGCACCGGTGGTGAGGCAACGGTCCACTCCGGTCGCGCCAGCGCCAACGCCAGGGCACCGACCAGCGCGCAGCGCAGCGCCATGCGCCAGGGATCGCGCAGCAGCAGACGCGACCAGCGGGGGCGTTGCCGGGAGCGCAGCCAACGCAGGGACCCCACCGGTACCACCTGGTAGTCGCCTTGGGCCAGCAGATGCACTAGGACGGGCACGGCTAGCAGGCCAAGCAAGGCGAGCGCCGCGGGATTGGCGAAGCTTAGCCCCATCCTCGCCGGTGCCGATCAGGAGGCCGCTCGCACCCGGCGCGGGTCGAGACACCGTGCCAGGAACGGTTCCATGGGCGCTTCGATCGTGGTGCTGAGCAAGACCACGTCGCGAGCGGCGAGCGAACGGCGCTGGGCGACGAATTCCTGCTCGCGCAGCGCCTGGTACACCTCGCGATGGGCGCTGGCGTCGACCAGCTGGGTCTCACCTGTCTCGCGGTCTTGGAACATCATCCGGCCGCGCCAGGGAAACTCGCGCTCAGCCTGCGTGAGCAGCTGGACCACCAACACGTCCTTGCCCGCTGCAGCGAGCTTGCCGGCGAGGGCCGTGATTTCCCCGCCGTCCTCGAACAGATCGGTGATCAGTATCGCCAACCCGGGCGAACGCAAGGGTTCCCACAGGCTTCTCAGCGTGTGCTCTCCCGGCCAGCGGCCTTGCGCCTGCAAGCGATCCAAGGCCACGGTGTACCGCTCGAAGTGGCGACGTCCACGACGGCACGGCATATAGGCCAAACGCTCGGACGCGAGGCCAATGAGACCGAAGGCATCGCCCTGGCGCATGGCCAACCACCCCAGGCTCGCGGCAAGCGCTTTGGCGTAGCGCAGCTTGCTCCACTCGGCGAGTTGCTCGCTCTCCAACCCCATCGATCCTGACAGATCGATTAGGCACCAAAGCGTCAGCTGGCTCTCGCGCTGCGCCTCGCGCACGTAGTAACGATCGGAGCGGGCGAAGAGCTTCCAATCGATGCGCGAGGGATCGTCGCCCGGTTCGTAGGCACGATACTGGTTGAATTCCAGCCCCGCCCCGCGCTGGCGACTCACGTGAATCCCGCTCAACATGCCCTCGACGACGCGACGCGCCAGCAAGCGCAGGTCACGCAGCTGCGCCAGGGAGCGGGGATCGATGAGATTCTCAGCCGCCATCCTAGAGGGTCGGTGCGGCGGGCGCGGGCAGGGCCTCGAGCAGGGTGGCGACCACGTCGGTGACGTCCTTGCCCTCTGCCTCCGCGTGGAAGTTGAGCAACACGCGATGGCGCAACACGGGCAACACCATGGCCTGCACGTCCTCCAAAGTAGCGCCGTAGCGCCCGCACAGTAGGGCCCGCGCCTTGGCCGCGAGCGCCAGGGCCTGACCGGCCCGTGGTCCAGCCCCCCACTTGATCCATTCGTTGACGGCGGCGACGGACGAGTGTTGGGGGCGCGTCGCCCGCGTGAGGGTCACGATGTACTGGAGCAACGCATCGCTCAGGTTCACCTCTCGCACGAGCCCCTGGAGCCTGATCACGACCTCCCGCTCGAGCACCGCGCTGACCGATGCGTCGCTGCCGTCCGTGGTGCGCGCGATGATCTCGCGCTCCTCGGTCTCGCTGGGATAGTCGATGTGAACGTTCAGCAGGAATCGGTCCAGCTGGGCTTCGGGCAAGGCGTAAGTGCCCGCCTGCTCGATCGGGTTTTGGGTGGCCATGACGAAGAAAGGCGCTTCCAGCACGTGACTCTCGCCCGCGTAGCTCACGGACCGCTCCTGCATGGCCTCGAGCAACGCCGCCTGGGTTTTCGGCGGCGTGCGGTTGATCTCATCCGCGAGCAGCAGATGCGTGAACACGGGCCCGCGCTGGAACGTGAACACGCGCCCACCGGTCGTATGGTCTTCCTCGAGGATCTGCGTACCGATCACATCTGAGGGCATCAAGTCCGGCGTGAATTGGATGCGCCGGAAGTCAAGCGAGAGCGACTGGGCGAGGGTCTTCACTAGCAGCGTCTTGGCGAGCCCTGGCACGCCCTCGAGCAGGCAGTGACCGGCGGCCAGCAGCGTCACCAGGAGCTGTTCAACCACCGCCTCCTGGCCCACGACCACCCTCGCCACGTTCTCGCGCACGCCTTGCAGCTGGGCGAGGAGCGTATCGATCTGTTCCGCGCTCAGGCTCCTCGGATCACTCATCGGCCAGGCTCAGCGCATCAGGGCGTACATGGCGATGTTCACGGCGAAGCGTGTGTTGTCTTCCGCCAGCCAACGCTTGTTGCGATAGTCGTAGTCCCATTCGCAGCCGTAGTCCTTGTTGCTGTAGAGCACCCCGACTCGACCGTCGATCTCGATCGCCTTGAGGTAGTCGTGTACCAGGTCATCGCCCCACCCGTTGAGCTCGAAGGTGGTGGTCGGCGGGCCGTCCTCGAAGGTGAAGAAGCTTCGGTAGAGGTCGTGATCGTTGGGCAGCTTGGTGAGCGCATCATCACCGAACAGACGTGCCATTTGCGCTTCGAAGCTGCGCGCGAAGAGGCCGTCGATGTCGTGATTGCAATCGTCGACGAAGACGAAGCCGCCGTTGTGCACGTACTGCTCGAAGTGGTGCGCCTCGTCGGTGCTGAACTCGACCAGGCGATGCCCCGCCAGGTAGCAAAATGGCGCCGCCAGCATCTCCGGGTCCGCGAGGGGCAGCACGTGCTCGTCGGGATCCACCCGCACGCTGGTGTACTCGATCATGGAGTTCAGGAAGTTCGCGGGCATGCGCTGGTCGACGTCCCAGTCGCCGGACTCGTACATGAGTCGGGTGAGGGAGAAATCGTAGGCGCGGCGTGCGAAGGCGCAGGCCGCGGGCACGGCGCTCGCACCGAGTCCGCAGAGCGCTTCGAGCAGCTGGCGTCGCGTCATGCGGTGGCCACGGCGCGGGGGCGCCCGTTCTCGCGCCCGCGCCGCCCGCCTCATACGGCGTCCGAGAGGGAGGAGAAGGTGAACTCGCGAATCTTCATCGGCGGCATCATCACCGGCGTCGTGCTGATGCCGAAGCCGCCAAAGATGTTGCCGCCCCCCATCGTGACCCGCTCCGGCCGCCCCAGCTCTTCGAGGTTGTTGAGCATGATCACAGGGCTCTCGTTGAAACGGAAGTTCTTCACGGGATAGCGGATCTTGCCGTTCTCGATGTAGAAAGTGCCATCACGCGTGAGGCCCGTGTACAGCTGAGATTGGGGATCGACCGAACGAATGTACCAGGTGCGGGTGACGAGCACGCCGCGCTCCGTGTCTTCGATCATCTCGGCGAGGGACTTGTCCCCGCCGGTCATGATGCCGTTAGTAGGGTTGGGGACCGACGGGTAGTCGTGCTCCCGCGCCCAGTAGCGCGAGCACACTACGTTCTTGACCACGCCGTCCTCGATCCACTGCACCGGCTCTACGGGACGACCGTCCCCGGACCAGGTCCCCGCGGGGGCGCCGCCGTAGCTCGGATCGGAGTAGAGGTTCACGCGCTCGTCGAAGAGCTTCTGGCCGATCTTGGTCTTGCCCTCACCGGCGGAGAGAAAGCTGCGCCCCTCATCGGCGAGGCGCGCATCAAAGGCCCCGATCATGTTGCCGATCAGGCCTACGCTCGCGGCCGGCTCGAGAATCACCGTGTACTTGCCCGGCTCCAACGCCTTGGCGCCCCGCGAGCGGACCGCCTTGTCGAGGGCCACCTCGGACGCGCCGGCCGCGTCCAGCCGCGCGATATCGTTGGCATCGCGCGTGGCCCATCCCGAGCCCTGCCCGTCATCCGTGCGCATGGTCACGGTGAAGTTGGCGTTGGTGGCGCTGTGGTAAGCGAAGAGCCCCTTGTGGTTCATCATCGCCTGGAAGAAAGCGGTGTCGTTGAGAAAACCCGCTGCGGTGGCCTTCTGCTTCACCGCGGGATTGATGCTGCTGGCCGCGGCCTCGGCACGAACCGCCGGCTTGATGTTCGCCGTGCGCTCGACGAACGCATCGCTCTTCTTGAACTTGCTCGGCCCCTCGACGCTCACCCACTCAGGATTCTCCGGGGCGAGGCGTGCCAGCTCCTCGGAGCGGCGCACGGCCTTCTCCAGAGACGCGTCGTCGAACTCGTTAATCGTAGCGCTGCCAAGCTGCTTGCCGTAGCTCGATTGCACCACCAGCTGCACGTCGTCGACGATGCCCGAGGTGGTGACCTTGTTCAGCGCGTAACGGATGTTCCCGGCGACGCCACCGGAGAGATTGGCTTCGCATTCCTCAGCCTGGGAGAGCGTCATCACCCGCTCGAGGATCGCCCGCGCTTCGCCTTCGCTAATGATTGCCATGTCCTTGTCGTCCTCTCGAATCTGTTGCGACGGGGCGCGTTAGCCGAGCTTGCGCGCGGTGTTGATGACGTTGACACCGTCGAAGCGGGCCGTGGAGCTACCGTGGGAGACGGCGCTGACCTGCGAGGGTTGCCCCTTGCCGTCGAAAAAGGATCCGCCGAGGCGATAGTCCGACTCGTCGCACAGAGCCGAACACGAGTTCCAGAACTCCTGCGTGTTCGACTGGTAGGCCACGTCCTCCACCTGGCCAGCGATCTCACCGTCCTTGATCTCGTAGAAGAGCTGGCCGCCGAACTGGAAGTTGTAGCGCTGCTGGTCGATCGAGTAGGAGCCGTTGCCGACAATGTAGATGCCGCGCTCCACGTCCTTGATCATGTCGCCCGCGCTGTACTTCTTCTCACCCGGCTCCAGGGAGACGTTGGGCATGCGCTGAAACTGTACCGAGGACCAGCTGTCGGCGTAGCAGCAGCCGTGCGAGCTCTTCTCGCCAATGATGTGGGCCTGATCGCGAATCGCCTGGTAGTTGACCAGCACGCCGTCGCGCACCAGATCCCATCCACGCGTCTTCACGCCCTCGTCGTCGTAGGCGACCGCGCCGAGCGAGCCTGGCTGGGTCTTGTCCGCGACGAGGTTCACCAGCTTCGAGCCGTAGTTGAACTTCTTCGTCTCCCACTTATCGAGGGTGGCGAAGCTGGTGCCGGCGTAGTTCGCCTCGTAGCCGAGCACGCGATCGAGCTCCAGTGGGTGACCGACCGATTCGTGGATCGTGAGCCACATGTGCGTGGGGTCGAGCACGAGGTCGTACTTGCCGGGCTTCACGGAGGGCGCCTTGAGCTTGGCCTGCACTTCCTTCGCGGCGTTGCTCGCATCCTCGATCATGTCGTAGGAGCGGTTGTAGGTGGTGGTGACCACGCGCGTCTTGTCCTCGTCGCGCCCGTCGAGGTACTCCCAGCCCATGCCGACGGGGGTCGACAGGCTGTTGCGCGTGCGGAACTTGCCGGTCTCACGATCGACGCCGGTGGCGAAGAAGGGCGCCCACAGGCGATGCACGTCCTGGTCGACGAAGGAGCCGTCGGTGGAGGCGAAGTACTTGCGCTCGTTGACCAGGAAGACGATGGAGTTGATGAAGCTGGCACCGTTACTCAAGGCAGCGTCGTTCACCTCCATGAGCATATCGACCTTCTCCTTGATCGGCACCTCCATGGCGTTTTTCACAATCGGCGTGCGCCACTTGACCTCACCGGCACCCTTGACCGGTGCTAGCTGCACAGGCTCGGTCTGGTACTTGGCGTTAGCCTTCGCGATCGCCACCGCGCGCGTAGCCGCTTCGGCGACGGCGCCGGGACTGAGCTGGTTGGTGGCTGCGAAGCCCCAGGTGCCGTTGGCGATAACACGAACGCCCACGCCGACGGATTCCGTGTTCACGATGTTGTCGACCTGACGCTCGCGCGTGACGACGAACTGCTGTCGGTAGCGACCGATGCGAGCGTCGGCGTACGTGGCGCCGCCCTTTCTCGCGGCCGTGAGGGCAGCTTCGGCGAGCGCAGCGGCGCTGACGATCTCGTTGTTCGAGGTCAACTCCTCCGCCTCGACGGCCCGACCGCGCACCGGCAACATCATCGTCGCCACGCCCGCGCCGGACACCTTCAAGAAGTCCCGCCTCTCCATATCTCCTCCCGGTTCGATGACGTCCGTCTCATGCGGCGCCGTTCGTGAATAGCGCTCGCGCCACCGCCGCCCCGCAGACCCGGCGCGGCGACGATCCGCGTAAGCTGCGAGCACTGTTGCTGATCTTGCCCGCGCTTGCCAGTGCTGGCGCAGTGGGTGCGACAGGCTTCCCGACCTCTCGCCCCGATGACTCGCTCTTCCATGATGCCGCGCTGGCCGGATTGGACGCGCCGCCCCCGCCGGCGCACTCGCAGAGGGTATGGTGGGGACGATGCTTCAGGTCGATCGAGTGTTCCTGCGCCTGCTTGGCGTGCCGCTGCAGCGCCGCTTGCTGCCAGCCCTTGCCGCCCTGCTGTTGAGCGTGGGTCTGGCCGACCCGATGATCGACTGGTCACTGCTGCGCGCCCAACTGCGCGCACAGTCGGCCCTGGCGTCCACGGTGCAGATTGGCGTGCTCAGCGCGCTCTGGTCCGTTACCGTCGCGGCGGCACTCGCTCCGGCCTGGAGCGGAGCGAGCGCTCCGTACCTCATGCGCCAACCGATCAGCAGCGTGCGCTGGGTGCGCTACCTGCTGCCGTCACTGGCCCTGGCATTGTTCCCAATCGGCGCTCTCTGGTGGCTGATGCCGCTCACCACGATGCCGTCACTGCTCGCCTTGTTGTGCGCGTGCGCCGCGATGATGGTCAGCGGGTCGGCGTGGCGTGTCTACTCGGCCGGCATCGGCTTGCTCGCCTTCCTGCTCAGCGCCGTAAGCACTTACTGCACCTTGACGTCGATGCCAGCGAACACCGCCCTCGCTCTCACCTCACCCGCCTTACTGCCCCTCGCCTGCAAGGGCCTGCAAGCGCAGCGGGGCCGCGAGCGCGCCGCCAAGGACCCAGATCACCGCCACCTGCGTGACGCCACGCCGTGGCGCACGGTTCTGCGACGCGACCTACTCTGTCTCGTACGCCGCGCCCCGGGGGCGCTACGCCAACTGCTCCTGTTCACGATACTCGCGAGCGGGTTCCTGGTCGCGCTGCGTCTCAACGGCGGGCTTTCCGGTCGCGCCCTCTTCCGCGCTGCTTGCGTGCTGCAGATGTTGGCCCTGCTACCGCTCTACAGTCTGCTGGTGAGTCTGCAGAGGCACCTCGGCGGTGAGCTGTACCGCCGGCACTGGCCCCTGTGCGCGGCGCAACGCGGTGCCAGCCTATTCGCGCTCGGGATCAT includes the following:
- a CDS encoding BatA domain-containing protein, which codes for MGLSFANPAALALLGLLAVPVLVHLLAQGDYQVVPVGSLRWLRSRQRPRWSRLLLRDPWRMALRCALVGALALALARPEWTVASPPVQTHVLVDPRAEPTAVREAVAELRARATAHTLAIRWLAAEFPPWDDSPPDDDVPLYDLLSAADGVLAPGPLVVLACTQAHRLGWRRPSLARAVEWVALPSAEGGRAGPATPARSVAVVHDGRPTIAARIAAAVEAWAAGGARVDDEVRVYALQDLPPAYVADWVVWLGSGEGLPASVADLLAGGATVLSDTPGDTMAAVALPLDGEDGRRFDLVRRPSIVEVPAWRALTGEAVLVRGPSPRQLRLLGALKDDRDGLLGHGSFPTLLLQWLEARWRAPLPGGLDVTEGQALPARDVSVAPIPLRHPLAAYLLAAALLLWAVDRVLQWRSATAGASA
- a CDS encoding DUF58 domain-containing protein → MAAENLIDPRSLAQLRDLRLLARRVVEGMLSGIHVSRQRGAGLEFNQYRAYEPGDDPSRIDWKLFARSDRYYVREAQRESQLTLWCLIDLSGSMGLESEQLAEWSKLRYAKALAASLGWLAMRQGDAFGLIGLASERLAYMPCRRGRRHFERYTVALDRLQAQGRWPGEHTLRSLWEPLRSPGLAILITDLFEDGGEITALAGKLAAAGKDVLVVQLLTQAEREFPWRGRMMFQDRETGETQLVDASAHREVYQALREQEFVAQRRSLAARDVVLLSTTIEAPMEPFLARCLDPRRVRAAS
- a CDS encoding MoxR family ATPase, which produces MSAEQIDTLLAQLQGVRENVARVVVGQEAVVEQLLVTLLAAGHCLLEGVPGLAKTLLVKTLAQSLSLDFRRIQFTPDLMPSDVIGTQILEEDHTTGGRVFTFQRGPVFTHLLLADEINRTPPKTQAALLEAMQERSVSYAGESHVLEAPFFVMATQNPIEQAGTYALPEAQLDRFLLNVHIDYPSETEEREIIARTTDGSDASVSAVLEREVVIRLQGLVREVNLSDALLQYIVTLTRATRPQHSSVAAVNEWIKWGAGPRAGQALALAAKARALLCGRYGATLEDVQAMVLPVLRHRVLLNFHAEAEGKDVTDVVATLLEALPAPAAPTL
- a CDS encoding DUF4159 domain-containing protein — encoded protein: MTRRQLLEALCGLGASAVPAACAFARRAYDFSLTRLMYESGDWDVDQRMPANFLNSMIEYTSVRVDPDEHVLPLADPEMLAAPFCYLAGHRLVEFSTDEAHHFEQYVHNGGFVFVDDCNHDIDGLFARSFEAQMARLFGDDALTKLPNDHDLYRSFFTFEDGPPTTTFELNGWGDDLVHDYLKAIEIDGRVGVLYSNKDYGCEWDYDYRNKRWLAEDNTRFAVNIAMYALMR
- a CDS encoding TldD/PmbA family protein — translated: MAIISEGEARAILERVMTLSQAEECEANLSGGVAGNIRYALNKVTTSGIVDDVQLVVQSSYGKQLGSATINEFDDASLEKAVRRSEELARLAPENPEWVSVEGPSKFKKSDAFVERTANIKPAVRAEAAASSINPAVKQKATAAGFLNDTAFFQAMMNHKGLFAYHSATNANFTVTMRTDDGQGSGWATRDANDIARLDAAGASEVALDKAVRSRGAKALEPGKYTVILEPAASVGLIGNMIGAFDARLADEGRSFLSAGEGKTKIGQKLFDERVNLYSDPSYGGAPAGTWSGDGRPVEPVQWIEDGVVKNVVCSRYWAREHDYPSVPNPTNGIMTGGDKSLAEMIEDTERGVLVTRTWYIRSVDPQSQLYTGLTRDGTFYIENGKIRYPVKNFRFNESPVIMLNNLEELGRPERVTMGGGNIFGGFGISTTPVMMPPMKIREFTFSSLSDAV
- a CDS encoding TldD/PmbA family protein — encoded protein: MERRDFLKVSGAGVATMMLPVRGRAVEAEELTSNNEIVSAAALAEAALTAARKGGATYADARIGRYRQQFVVTRERQVDNIVNTESVGVGVRVIANGTWGFAATNQLSPGAVAEAATRAVAIAKANAKYQTEPVQLAPVKGAGEVKWRTPIVKNAMEVPIKEKVDMLMEVNDAALSNGASFINSIVFLVNERKYFASTDGSFVDQDVHRLWAPFFATGVDRETGKFRTRNSLSTPVGMGWEYLDGRDEDKTRVVTTTYNRSYDMIEDASNAAKEVQAKLKAPSVKPGKYDLVLDPTHMWLTIHESVGHPLELDRVLGYEANYAGTSFATLDKWETKKFNYGSKLVNLVADKTQPGSLGAVAYDDEGVKTRGWDLVRDGVLVNYQAIRDQAHIIGEKSSHGCCYADSWSSVQFQRMPNVSLEPGEKKYSAGDMIKDVERGIYIVGNGSYSIDQQRYNFQFGGQLFYEIKDGEIAGQVEDVAYQSNTQEFWNSCSALCDESDYRLGGSFFDGKGQPSQVSAVSHGSSTARFDGVNVINTARKLG